The proteins below are encoded in one region of Aspergillus nidulans FGSC A4 chromosome III:
- a CDS encoding putative C6 transcription factor (transcript_id=CADANIAT00005337) gives MTDSTPAIRRNGLLQSCEPCRKSKLKCDHGRPVCGRCIAKNITQRCFYHPAPMTKDASQPPSYRPAKRPRTESSLTPSPEPTSASGTASASASASTVQYGLRLAAADQRPSTTPGYLGSTSFSAVFSEHRANISFEEGNHAPDGVLSKLTDGYRLESGLEVIKFLYRNNIWEILIRKFYAGHLMAVVSNLIIRAIIISLRRIFDAIDREKDVEKQLRDLVQRIFQSSAHPLTSHASMTVEEYFASFTDENLRWEVVGLVLATAGIAMMSTSDDDPDVLRVAPDAQGAEMLRSRLVEASRTCLLFCATAASVNELLGFYQYNDMLLRTQYYGDTSTPCSHDTNIATNDSIGYAAWRKLGNLTATIYAAGLHQESTRAQNCPPFLHQWRKMCFAAAFYADKSLSTFVGRPPFINYRYCSISPPLDIKDEDLIAGEEQLRRAMANLDSSGWNTKGNTLRGSLLRLRFHLAVLREQALEIALGNYDDKTILSKYNELIQTAQNQWQSCPVYLRHDQYIPNGESPNITFARRHIYLDYLYTLFLVQRMVVKRTNTSQEALFMTSREVLAIILEVTGERHPGVDMSRHHSWIVLYYGLPSASTLAFELLRQTQEPGPHPVMPPRPEIIRNLSVFVSCLSWVATPGQGNYRTCKAVEKKLSDILDQILDPKPDPQPVQGFLDASGGYPDHDAAGLYSLLNWYAPNNIDLDSFESPAKDEFLF, from the exons ATGACTGACTCAACACCGGCAATCCGTCGCAATGGCCTGCTCCAATCTTGCGAGCCTTGTCGCAAATCAAAGCTTAAATGTGACCATGGACGGCCAGTTTGTGGACGATGTATTGCGAAAAACATTACGCAGAGATGCTTTTATCATCCTGCGCCTATGACCAAGGATGCATCGCAGCCTCCATCTTATCGTCCTGCCAAGAGGCCAAGGACGGAATCTTCACT TACGCCAAGCCCTGAACCAACATCTGCGTCGGGtactgcatctgcatctgcatctgcatctaCGGTGCAGTACGGACTTCGCCTTGCAGCCGCAGACCAGCGCCCCTCCACAACACCTGGGTATCTAGGCTCGACCAGCTTTTCCGCCGTCTTCAGCGAACACCGCGCAAACATATCCTTTGAGGAGGGTAACCATGCCCCAGACGGGGTACTATCCAAATTAACGGACGGTTACCGTCTTGAGTCCGGCCTCGAAGTCATCAAGTTTCTCTACCGGAACAACATATGGGAGATCCTGATTCGCAAGTTCTACGCTGGCCACTTGATGGCCGTTGTCTCAAACCTCATCATAAGAGCGATTATCATATCCCTTCGACGGATCTTCGACGCCATTGACCGTGAGAAAGACGTCGAAAAGCAGCTCCGCGATCTGGTGCAGCGCATATTCCAGTCCTCGGCTCATCCACTGACCTCGCATGCGTCCATGACGGTCGAAGAGTATTTTGCCTCGTTTACAGACGAGAACCTGCGCTGGGAGGTAGTTGGTCTTGTTTTGGCGACGGCCGGGATCGCAATGATGTCCACCTCAGATGACGACCCCGATGTTCTGCGGGTGGCGCCTGACGCACAGGGCGCGGAGATGCTCCGTTCACGCTTGGTCGAGGCAAGCAGGACGTGTCTTTTGTTCTGTGCAACAGCGGCGTCGGTTAATGAACTTCTGGGCTTCTATCAGTACAACGATATGCTATTGCGTACGCAGTATTATGGGGATACGAGTACGCCCTGCTCTCATGACACAAACATTGCCACTAACGACAGTATAGGCTACGCCGCCTGGCGCAAACTTGGCAATCTCACAGCGACCATATATGCAGCCGGTCTGCATCAGGAAAGCACACGCGCACAAAACTGTCCTCCATTCCTGCATCAGTGGCGGAAAATGTGCTTCGCTGCTGCATTCTACGCAGACAAGTCTCTTTCTACGTTCGTTGGGAGGCCGCCATTTATTAATTATCGGTACTGCTCTATTTCACCGCCGCTGGACATTAAGGATGAAGACCTGATTGCTGGCGAGGAGCAGCTCAGGCGGGCAATGGCTAATCTCGACTCCTCAGGGTGGAATACGAAAGGCAACACGCTGCGGGGAAGCCTGTTGCGTTTACGGTTCCATTTGGCAGTGCTGAGAGAGCAGGCGCTTGAGATTGCGCTGGGGAATTATGATGACAAGACGATTTTGAGCAAGTATAA TGAGCTTATCCAAACCGCCCAGAACCAATGGCAGTCATGTCCTGTTTACCTACGACATGACCAGTACATCCCGAATGGAGAATCGCCTAATATCACCTTCGCGAGACGCCACATCTACCTCGATTATCTGTATACTCTATTCTTGGTTCAGAGAATGGTCGTCAAGCGAACAAACACCAGCCAGGAAGCCCTTTTCATGACCTCCCGGGAGGTCctcgccatcatccttgagGTCACTGGCGAACGGCACCCGGGAGTTGATATGAGTAGGCATCATTCTTGGATC GTCCTCTACTACGGTCTcccaagcgcaagcactTTAGCCTTTGAACTTCTTCGACAAACCCAAGAACCAGGCCCACATCCAGTCATGCCTCCGCGGCCTGAGATAATCCGCAACCTCAGTGTTTTCGTCTCGTGTCTGTCATGGGTCGCAACTCCAGGACAAGGCAATTATCGGACGTGCAAGGCAGTCGAGAAAAAGCTGTCTGATATCCTGGACCAGATATTGGATCCCAAGCCGGACCCGCAGCCTGTGCAAGGGTTCTTAGATGCAAGCGGTGGCTATCCGGACCATGACGCGGCGGGGCTGTATAGTCTTTTGAATTGGTATGCTCCGAACAATATCGATTTGGATTCGTTCGAATCCCCGGCCAAGGATGAGTTTTTGTTTTAG
- a CDS encoding GNAT family N-acetyltransferase (transcript_id=CADANIAT00005336): MPHPTSQGRAVTPAEARLIERAETAFITAQIDAGRQVYPEDGFQAESIGGGVAAVTKASFGRKLNHVAGIGMERPVTDKDIEDIERLFKAIGVQPEINLCPFAHNSAMEALKKRGYMICAEMNVYALSLQDYEAEDGSHHKDGECKQTKGNDIDITPVSKEDYALFIRSSTTGFASTGSPSPDLFRALATIATLRPDTRLYVAKIDGKIAGTAGLALITTSLGKVAELYIDSTLPEFRGRGVQVALLKARLAEAKRDGYDIAAVTTWPGGVSARNMERVGFKLAYRKDVYTPGSPGCG; this comes from the coding sequence ATGCCACACCCCACGTCACAGGGGAGGGCAGTCACCCCAGCAGAAGCACGCCTTATTGAACGCGCCGAAACAGCCTTCATAACCGCTCAGATTGATGCTGGCCGGCAAGTTTACCCAGAAGATGGCTTTCAAGCTGAATCTATTGGTGGCGGCGTCGCTGCAGTAACAAAAGCATCATTTGGCCGGAAACTGAACCATGTTGCCGGAATTGGGATGGAGCGCCCTGTCACAGAtaaggatattgaggatATTGAACGGCTTTTTAAGGCCATTGGTGTTCAGCCAGAAATCAATCTCTGTCCCTTTGCCCATAACAGCGCAATGGAGGCGTTAAAGAAGAGGGGGTATATGATCTGTGCGGAAATGAATGTTTATGCTCTGTCCTTGCAGGATTATGAGGCTGAGGATGGATCACATCATAAAGATGGGGAGTGCAAACAGACGAAAGGCAACGATATCGACATCACACCAGTCTCAAAAGAAGATTacgccctcttcatccggTCTTCCACCACAGGTTTCGCCTCCACAGGGTCTCCCAGCCCTGACCTCTTCCGCGCACTCGCAACAATTGCGACCCTCCGCCCTGACACGCGTCTTTACGTTGCTAAGATCGATGGAAAAATCGCCGGGACAGCAGGACTAGCACTCATCACCACATCTCTTGGCAAAGTTGCGGAGCTGTATATCGACAGCACGCTTCCAGAGTTCAGGGGGAGGGGCGTTCAAGTGGCATTATTGAAAGCTAGACTTGCTGAGGCGAAGAGAGATGGGTAcgatattgctgctgtgacAACGTGGCCTGGTGGTGTGAGTGCGAGGAATATGGAAAGGGTAGGGTTTAAGCTGGCGTATAGGAAGGATGTTTACACTCCTGGTTCTCCTGGTTGTGGTTAG
- a CDS encoding putative RING finger domain protein (transcript_id=CADANIAT00005338): protein MCLIFTVYFNRRERRPPSKKSRKRDSSDKLRKLDAVSPSRTLEECLVFSPLLWMVSHYRLFGSPSLTTLHCSVVCLEPVLRSQVIRELKCLHVFHRECLDKWYLQDHYNCPLCHRAYFYQETRPTNDFVWMIG, encoded by the exons ATGTGTCTGAT CTTCACCGTCTACTTCAATCGCCGCGAGCGGCGGCCGCCGAGCAAGAAATCGCGCAAGCGGGATTCGTCCGACAAACTCCGCAAGCTCGATGCCGTCTCGCCTTCAAGAACACTCGAGGAGTG CCTTGTATTCAGCCCGCTTCTGTGGATGGTGTCGCATTATCGCTTGTTTGGCAGCCCGTCGCTGACCACTCTTCACTGCAGCGTGGTATGCCTTGAACCAGTCCTCCGCTCGCAAGTGATCCGCGAACTCAAATGCCTGCACGTTTTCCATCGAGAATGCCTGGATAAATGGTATCTCCAGGACCATTACAACTGCCCGCTCTGCCACAGAGCCTACTTCTATCAGGAAACCCGACCAACAAACGATTTTGTTTGGATG ATTGGGTGA